The Nicotiana tomentosiformis unplaced genomic scaffold, ASM39032v3 Un00216, whole genome shotgun sequence nucleotide sequence TTAGATTTTTCGACACCGTCTCAAtgatgtcggtttctcttcggtatcggtacggttcggttaattttcgttatttttttaaatatcatgtaatTAACccgtagaagtagaatgcaataacatatgttcttttataggacttagcaaaactctatagacatttttactgtttaatgggtgatgaattaaaaaaaataaaagattgatagagtatagatccatcaactattgtacaacaacgtaaaagaaaccaagcaaaggcaaagaaaatataaatcacacgagtggaaagatattaaccaagctgagactcaagaataaaatctatacaagattaaatattcaaaaagataaatctaaactatatgaaaggaaacatattcaatacattataaTTTGCTACTTATAATCGCTAGAATACTCTGTGTCTTGCTAATgaagatacttgaaataacttagtttgagtagaagtagcataatagcttttaggaattagtattttgagtttaattatttGTTGGCTTGTAGCAGTTTTCATAATTTCACggcccaaagaaaaatttaatgcattattatttttaaacttagtatataaatatattttttacatataaaatttattcggtacgattCTGTATTTTTtcagtttattttcataaaatataaAACATACCCTAATTATCCATgtggttatagatttatataaaaaataatgTTGGGTGCGTTACGGTTACATACATTTAGTCTTTTTTCGAATATACATTTAACGAGTAACAACAATACAAACTAACTGTAAAACTTGCAAGCACACTTGAAATACTACAAATACTGTACTAGTGTAGCTTTTTGGTCAACGTCTTCCCTCCAACTGAGTAGAATAACAGACAAGATGGCATCGTCAATCTCTATCTCTTCGTCAATGGATGCTGCTCTTTCAAGCTCCCATTCTCTCTCTAGGTTTTCAGAAACTATTCCCTCTGCTTTTCAATCCATTCGACCAACTAACAAGCCTGGTTCGGGGTCTCTGCGAACGAGTTACTTCGGCTGCCGCTTCCCCAACCTAACGCTTGCCCGTGCCCAACAAGAGGATGACAATGATAATGGGCTTCTAGTTTCTGAAGGCACTTTTTCTTGGTCACAGGTAACTAAACTCGCCTTGTCGTAGGATAGTGCTAAAAATTCAACCTTTTCCCTTGTACAACATCTAAAATTGTTCCTTTTCTTACTCTTTTTCCTTCTTGTAACGGAGTATTAGATGGGAAAAAAGGAGAAAGGTAGATTTTTTAGATTGTAGACAGAGGCAGCTTTACATTAGATGATATAAATAGACAATAGACCTTGAGCTTTTTGACACCATTCAATATTATTAATTTAAACACCTTAGATGCACTTCGTCTTTGGCACGACGAATCAGGCTTCTCTTTCCACCATATAGTCCATAACCGGAAATTCGTAATAGCTTCTTCAGCTTTGTTGTGAATTGTGATGGCCTTTCTCATATTCTAAAGGATAATTCAGATCAAAGACAAGGAAATGAGGTTGGTTTGGATCAATCAACAAAGTCCGTTACACCCTCTTATCTCAGCACGACTGCTGGAGGTACAAGGGCTGGGCTTTTCCGAACTCCCATATCTGGAGGTGTACAAAGTGCAACCTCAGCTCATGGCCTACCTAAACCTGCCTTAGCTGTTCGCAACTTAATGGAGCAGGTAACTCCCTTGTTACCAGATATCTTGTTGTGTTCCTCACAAGTTTGTAAAGCTAAAAGCTTTCTCGAGTTTTTCCTCCACCCTGTATATCCATCATTGTAGGCTAGGTTTGCTCATTTATGCACCGTTATGTCTCGGATGCATCATCGACGAGAAGGTTACCCATTTGGCTCACTTGTAGATTTTGCACCAGATGCCATGGGACGTAAGCTactaaactcttttttttttaaaaaggtaaCATATTTGTATGTAAATAAAAAGACTACATAGAAACTGTAGTCTCATCGATAATTACAAGGTGAAGTACAGGAGGAACTCTCCTAATCCTTTTTCTTCTCATAAGGATTCTAATACATCAATAATAGATTCAGGATCTTCTAGGTATTCttctttacaccaaaaataaaaaagaactaAACATTTCATTTTCATCTTCTGGATGTTGTTGGATCTATCTTCAAAGCATCTTCAGTTTCTTTCTTCCCAAATTGTCCACCAGATGCAAGCACGGACAATCTTCCATCTTTTTTTATGACTGGAAAGGTTGCCTTCTCTGATCCAGCATGCTAGAACTTCAAGAAATCGTCTTGGCATAACCCACAATAATCCTCTCAAATTGATGAACATCCTCCATAATTGTGAAGTCACCCTACAGTGCAAAAAACGATGACTGATTGTCTATGCCTCCTCTCCACGTAAGTAACATTTAGAACAAAGTTGGTATCCTCTCTTGACCAAGTTATCCTAGGTTAGGACTGCCTCCTTTGCCAACAGCCATGTAAAGTGGGCCACTTTATAAGGAATCTTAACCTTCCAAATCAATTTCCATGGACAGAAACCAACCTGATTATTTGAAATATTGAATTCCTTATATCTAGTTTCTGACCAAGAGTGATGGACCATAAGAAATCCACTGTTCTAGTATATTACGAACAGGATTATTGTAAAAGCTAAAAAATATTGTCCTGCTGCAAAGGCATCTTTTTAGTTCCTATCTGATAGTGGCAAAGTTCCGTGATTGAGAAAATACGATAAGGATCCAAGAGGAGACCATAAATGATCTGAAATAATTCTGCTTTCATTTTCCCGTACAGAGCATTGGGTTACTTATGGTCCTTGGCAAACAAATTGCACTCTTGGTGGCTAGAAAGGCTTGCTAAACAAGCAGATTGTAATTTAACATCAGGCTCAACTACTAATTGATTGTATACAGTATAAACAGAATGCTAAACAAAAGATATAATGGGAGGTTTCACTCGTAATTTTTTTCTCTTTGACTGCACCGATTACACAATTGAATGTTACAATTGTGACAGAGGTATTCATCTTGGTGATTTGAGTTTCACTGTAGCATATCAGGACCACTAAACAATTTATCCAAGTGCTTCTACTGTTTGACAAGACTTCGCCTGAAAAACCACGCCTAATAAGATACAGGTAAATTTCAAAGTAAATTAAATAATCCAGCTAGTTTAATGTTCCTGGCATTGTTTAAAAGCTGAACATGGAATacaaaaagaataataataaaaaaagaaaagcaaaatcTTGGCGTGAAATACTTGTTCAAGGTTATCTCCATCAAATCCATCTTCCAATAATGCTCCAACATGGACCTGTCATACTTTCAGACCCAATATTTTCATTCTCACCGTTAGCTATACACACAAGGAACCTGCTAGCTGACCCAAGATGCACACTGGTTGTACAGGTTAGTGTTGTATTTCCACAAGCATTCATTATGTTTGACTGAAATCTTCTGCCTTTGAGTTTCTTGATCTTTTGCGTTTTAGATCCCGGGTTGGAGTTGTTTATCTAATGCAAGGGTAACAATATTCGGTGATGTCTATCCTCTCCCGGAAGATCAACAGGTAGCTGCCTTCTTCAAATTTTAGTGATTTATTCATAAACTATTGTCGAATAAACTGGTTCTTACTGCACCAGGAATTTGTTAGATAAAGGCTTTCTTTTGGCACTCCTGAAATTGTTACTGTTGCTTATAGACTCGTGACCCTGGAGGCATTTGGACTTTCTCCTAACTATCTTGTATATATCTCCTTTACAATCTGTATGATAGTAATCAAAACAATAAGAAGAAAGCATCGGGTCAAATGTGTTCTTTACGCAATTACATATCTCCTCTGATGTATATGAAGCCCGATCTGTTTATTCTTAATAATTTTACTAGTCAAGGTTTGTACCAAGTGAATTCTCACACCAGATGAATGTATCAAATGAATTATCATACCAGACCCCCATTTTcccctttttctcttcttttctctcTGCTCTTTTTAAATGGGAAGTTAAATTTGAGATACTTCTTAGAAGGGGAATATCGTGGTCTGGATGACTGAGATCATTTCAAATTCATTTAACTTCCATCAGTACTATGTAGTTCTTCTTGTGATTTATCTGGTTTTGGCTACGAATTTAATACCCTATTCTAGTAGAAAAGGTAAGTAGAAACTCTCCTATTCTAATATTGTTAAATAGACATCAATTAGAGACGTGAAAAAAGAGAAAGATACTAACTGAAGTGGGGCCACAACCACACAGGGAATTTCTTCGATATCGAGAGAgatcgagagagagagaggggaaaAAAACAACAAACCCATTATagtcccactagtggggtttggggatgGTAGatagtacgcagaccttacccctacagtGAATGTAGAGAGGAGAGGTGCACATTAGGGTTTTTCAAAACCGAACCGTAACCGTTAACCGAACCGAAAAAACGACTTATTGTTTTATTGGTATCTGGTTATCGGGATAACGGTtggtgaacggattgagattttataattaacagcTTAACGGTTTTGGAGCGGATTACTCAATTTCCTTATCGGATAAATCGTTAACCCGttaaaattttttatatttatacttttacccatGTATATAATAAAGTAATTTTGAAACCCTAAAGTACTCTTgggaatttttatatttatacttctACCCATTTATACTTTTACCCATGTATATAATtttgaccgaggacatgacccttgataggaaggtatgtaggtcgaggattagggtagtagggtaggtagtctagagtgttcataacagtagtatttgcacgcagtctcgctttttgttggtagtaggtttttatgactaaccgttattttctttcattgttgatcaccttactatcttgttgtttttattctgcttttatatggctttatGGCGTTGTCCCTTCTTCTCTATATtctcattaatgtggtgcttatactttcctgagccgagggtctattgaaaataacctctctatcctcacaaggtaggggtaaggtctgcgtacacactaccctccccaaaccccacggtGTGgtataatactgggtatgttgttgttgttgtatgcctCATTGTATTTCCGTCATGTTCCTTTTTGATTAGGGAGTACTCGTTGTCGCTGTTGGTTTATCGCATTTGACTTGGACTAATTGTGTTCTCCGTTGTTTGATCCTGCATTAGATTTCAGTGGCATGTTAGTTTCTCTAATTTTAGTGTTTAATATCAGAGGCTCAGAGCTGCACGTGCCTTTTTATATTTTGTTCTTTCTTCTTAATTtcaaacagcctctctaccttcataaggtaggggtaaggtttgcgtacacactaccctcccaatTTTTCCGATTTGTAAATGTTAAAATGATACAATATTGGTTGTCACCACAGGAATGGGCACATAAGCAATATATAGCAAAACATCAGCAAGGAGCTTCTCAACAATGGGGAAACTTTTATTACTTTCGGATGCAAAATATAAGGTTCTCACTTTTTTCCTTTGAGTAGCTCTTTCCTCGTATAGCATCTTTATATTTTTGGTTCTACTGTTGAATGCATATTCTCCTAGAGACTTGAGTTGCCAGTTGCACAATCTGGCAATATGGGGAAATTCTTCATTAGAAAATGGATTGTGTGATATCTTCAGCCCTTCTAATAcctacaaaaagaaaagaaaagaaaaaggtgtCTGTGAACTCAGATTTTTCATACTTAGTTGTAAGCCTCCATTCTTACGCAACCTTTTTGGTGGCTCATATAAGTCTTTATTTGTATAGTGGTACTGCTTAATTGGATGATATCAGCTCTATTACATGAAAATTCTTTACTGTCTGTAACAGCTTATAATGAGTTCTTTTGCTGCCAAATATTTCCTCATTAGTAAACCTAGTTTTGACCCAAGTGGTTTTGAGTTATGTTGATGTTGAGAAATAGTACAAGTATAGAGATGTTGCTTACTCTAAAATGCTAGGGAAAAGTAGGAATCTTTCTGTCTGTTGGCATTACCCACTTGCCAACAGTTTAGTTTCTTGCATCTCAAATCAGATGATTATGTGTTGCTACACGTTTAGTGTATTTTTATTGTTCTTGTATACATAGTCATAATCTGCGTGCCTTAAGCAACTTTACTGGTAACTATTTCCTTTAGAACATCCACGTAAAATTTACTTTTAGTTGTGCCCGTTCTTTTAACACTCTATTTGCCTCAATTTGTATGCATATGCCAAATTTCAACACAATTGATCTCTGAACTATTAACTATTTGGCAGTGCACAAGATCTTCTAAGGGCTTGTCTTATTTTGTTGTGGATGTTGGTTTAGGCTACCCACTTCGAGCTTCTATATTGGCCCTATCATTTTGTTTCCCTCAGCTGATTATTTTGTTGCAAATCATAGTACATCAATAGGAAGATTCAATCCACATGTTGCACTTTCCTTTAGTCAATGTATGTGTGAAAATCAAGTTTCGTGTTGTTGCTAAGACGATTAGCAATTCTCTAGCTAATACCACTAACCTGCCTTGTCACCTACAACAGTGAGATATATTTCATTGGAGGCTTTGGAACAGTTGCTTGGGTGGATGTCAATGATTATGAAACTTTGCGGCCTGACAAGATTGCTATTGATGGAGGTGAACAAAATCTTAAGGTGTGCTTTTGGCATTTCGAGAAATCGGTGACATTTAGGCTACTAGATTAATGTTTTTATGCAGCTATAATGCTATATGTATCAAGGTATTTGTGGAAGTAGCAGCTCATAAGTTCCTCTTTCTCCTTCCTTTTTTCGGAGTAAGTCTGAAAACAAGTTGGTTTTTCTTATAGGAGCTAAATGCAATTTTTTCAAAGCCTCTAAAAGATCTTTTGTCGCGAGAAGCTGAGGTGGATGATGCTGCCATAATATCAATAGATAGCAAGGGAGCTGATATCCGTGTCCGGCAGGGTGCAGAGGTACTTTCTCTGTACTTCTTGTTTATGTTATTGGCTTTTGCCTTGCCCTCTACCCTTGTAACCAAGTGTTTTCACTAAAAATCTCCTGCAGTTAAACATTCAGAGAATATCTTTTGAAGGTCATTCCGTTGAAACACTAGAAGAAGCAAAAGCAGCACTGTGGAAACTGGTAAATAGAGGTCGATTGTACAATATGGAGAAATGAAATTACCATTACAGAATGCATTTGTAACTCAAGAACGTCAGAAGGCTAGGTGAAATAATGTGTGCTAGAATAGTTGTGTTGCAAGACTGTGAGATCATTAAATTTTCCTGGGGAAGCATGAACTTGTAAAACTTACAAAGGTTGTGTGTCTTTGggtgacaagagtgggttgctctagtggcaagcaccctccacttccaatcaagaggttgtgagttcgagtcaccccaagagcaaggtggggagttattggagggagggagccgagggtctattggaaacagcctctctaccccagggtaggggtaaggtctgcgtacacattaccctccccagatcccactagtggattatactggattgttgttgtgtCTGTGGGTGaggtttttatttattttatttatcagAAAACGCCTTGTGTTTTTCATAGCACCGGGCCTTGATTACTTGTCATCTATTTTCTGGTTTTTATGATGCTGTTATTATTTCTATGATTTCTGTTGACGATACTGATTTATTGTCTCTTCTCGTCTTTTCTGtctccttgagccgagggtctatcggaaacagcctctctgccctatcgggtaggggtaaggtctgcgtacaaactattCTCCCTATACCCCACTTGTGTGATTTCACTGGGTCGTCGTCGTTTCAGAAAATGTAACCCGTCCACCTAATTCTATGGTTTCATTGCAGATGGGGGCTCCCAAGCATCTGAAATATTTTGGTATAGATTAAGCCAATGCGTAACTCACACTCTTTTATTTGCAAATTAGGTATCTTTATGATTCATGTACCTGGAACCTTATTGAACTGCCGGCTTGGAAACCAGTAGAGTGAAAATTTGCGCACTTTAGTTATGAAAGTCATATCTTGATCTATGCACATATTTTGTACTTAGAAAAAAGAATGTATCATAATTGTACTTAGAAGAAAGAATGTATCGCCACCTGCCTTATTTTGAAGTATGGTCTGGCCCCAACATGGCCAATGAATAGTTCTTGCAAAGTGTTGGTCGGAATTACTTGCAAAGAGAGAGAGATCCCAAAAGGTATGTAGCTTTGGGAAATAAATAGTTACGCTAGACCAAAGGTTTAAGTTTAGTCAGATTGGCTACTTCATTTCAGATGATGAACATTCTATATAAAGGAATCAAAAATGGCGTCTCCACCTATAGCAAGCACTGGGATTGAGATGATTGATGAAAGGATTTCTCTTCTACAGACAAGACCGGCAAACAACCTTCTTTCTTGTCACTTTCAAGcgcccacaaaaaaaaaaatgaaactcAAGGTTATGACGTAGAACCACCAAAGaagagattttttttttaattttttatttttaaaaacacGTATCCATttccagaaagaaagaaaaaaacaaattGAAGACTAAAGCGTTTATTCAGTTACTTGCAACGATAAAAATTGAAGCTAAAAGAATATAACACTGCCCACTCTCCACTCTCCACTATGTAATTGGTTTCCACCCATGGTTAAATGAGGTTGGACCAAAATAAATCGCATGGAAACAAATAAAAAAGAGAAGAGTAACAAAAGCACTCGCATTAATTTACACTATAACATTTCTCTACGAGGGCAGAAGGTTAGGTAAATATATGAGCTCATAACAACTTTAATTTCGTTCTCCACATCTCTCCAATGACCTTCCTTGGCGCTGGATCATCCGGTCCTTTGTCTCTTTGTCCTGATGTGAAGTACAACCATCCATTCCAGAAGCCAACAAGAGTTGTCTTTACACGGTAAGGAAGTTTGCCAATAACCTTCCATTTCTGCTTTGGATCAAAACCAGCAGGTAAAAAAACAAGAATACAAAAAGCAGCACATAAGAAACAGGTTGTTTTCTAGAATCACATCACGTTAACTCCATTCATCCTAATTTACCTTTTCACTTTTGACTTGACACAACTATAAAGTGGAGAGTTAAAATATCAATTGTCTAACATCACTCACTGTTGTGAAAAGCATGCATTCTAATCATGGTGACACCTGATTTTTACATGTAGGAGCAAGGTAAGGTAACTGCATGACCAAGGTGACCAAAGAGATTTACTGAGAGTCTGATGATCCTAAGGTAAAGATGTGAAGCTAAGATACCAGGGCAGAGTATTTGTTAAGACAGTGAACACGTCACCAACATGTAAACAGTTCAAATGATCGATAAAAAGAGAAAGAAGTCCATGTATTTGTGGAAAAAAAATAAGAATCTTCACTTGCATAGCCAAATTCAACCTTGCAATGTACAAATTTGAGGACCAAATTAAAGGCATTGTTGAGATCTAAATTTGTGTTGTATTTGTTCTGTCCCCGTGGAATCTATGTGATAGAGAAATGTGGAATTGAAATAGATAATAGCCATATTCAGGCATATCTTTTGATGAGTTATGCGTCTAGGGCTAAAGGATAATTTGTAACTGCTAGACCACGTTTTTGAACAGTTTCCCTCTAACAGGCCTATAGGAGACTGTTGGACAAGGAAAGAGGGGAGGGTATCAATAAGATCCTAATAAGACGCTCTAGATCCTTTGTGTACCTTTTGTACAGACTgaacataaattgaaacgaacgGATACGTCTAAGCGCATCGTGCAGTTCGATGTATCTGCTAAGCTAAATGTAGCTGACTAAAGTGACAGGCTATAAGGAATCACTAAATTCTAAGATAAACAAAATAGACAACGTCTTTGCAGTTTGTTGAAGATTAGAAACAATACCTGTGTATCAAACTGAAACTGGAATATTTCTCCAACAAGGGTCATCTTTTTGGTATTTGGGTGCTTCTCAGTAGTTCCTCCAACAATTACAAGAGATCTGTTGACAATAGCCCAAGCAAACTCTATATGGGAATCTGGCTTTGGCATGGGAGGCAACACTTTCCATTTCATGTCATCATCTAACATGTAAACATCATCATATACAACCTGTAAGAGCCAAGCTCCATAGTTATATTTAGCCAAAACGACATTAGAGTAAAACACACTCTCAACCCCTACATGAGCTCCAATTCTCAGTATTTTGGGAGTGTGAGACTTGATCTGCTTTTATCAATCCCCCACCCTTCTTCCAATTTTCATCTTTTAGCTATACTGTTTTTCAATTTGCAAAGGATCTGGATAGTAGATAACAAAGATGAGAATGATCATATCAACTTGAAATCACTAATATCCTTCAATTGTTGCTGGTGTAGCCAAAGAATCAACTAGTCAAGAACCTCTTCTCTCTTTAGGTAATAATATGCCACAAAAGGAAATATGACCTTCCACTTGGCAAATTTCAGCTAACGAGAAGAAGATATTTTTGGACAATAACTAACTGTTTACATCCAAAGTGAGAAAAAACATGTCCTAATCTGGCCAAGTTTTTTCATGCAAAGCAAAATAAAGTTCCATAAAAAGTCATTAATGCCCAAAGCTTAACTGGAACAtaactttttaaatatttttaaccaatAGACGACTTACACATTGGTTGGAGAGGAACAAGAGATGCTTTGAAGGACAATAAAAATCATATTTCTCTTTATAAAAAAAAGAGATCCCTAGAGAATTTATACTTTTGTTGTAGCAGTAACATGATAGAAAACTGGTCTCAACATTTTGATTTTCAGGAACTTCTGGGAATGTAATTGGAACAGCAATGCTGTAATCCCTTGTCTGTATTTTTGTAGTACCTCATTGGTACTTTATTAATGAAATTTCCTTATCTTATCAAACAAATATACGACTTACAGAAGCCAAGTCACGGTCCGATTACCTCGTTTCTACGTGAGCATTTGAAAATAGGTGATCCAGGTTTAGCCATAAAATCACCCTCTTGACCACCAAAGACATAAAGTCGATCATCAAATACAACACACGCCCTGCATGAAAGGTCAACCAAGAAGCAGAAAATTTATTCAATTATGCACTCCTAAAAACTTATCGGGTTAACATACATGTCTGACTAACTTCTGAATACATCACACAAAGCAAATTTGGATATACAGTCCACATATGTCACTTGCATTTGATTATTCTCTTGCTAATTGTATTGAAACCTAAAGCTTTAGAAACACCAACTGTTTAGTTGAAAAAGGTTTGAGTCCAGCAACCAAGACTTGGGGCATAGTGATTTATCAAATTTGTTAAATCAGTTCCCTCATCCACATCCTAGAGTACATTCGCAGAAGATACTAATTGAATCACCAGCACAAATATTCTTCTCCTCACGCAGTTGAAACTGAAAGGACAAGCTTGAGaacaaaaacaacaacacaaACTATCAACATCAAAATGGACATAACATCTCCCTGAATAGAAAAGAAAACGTGGCATGCAACTTCCCTCCTTATCCCATGTTATCCCAAAAAACTGCACACTCTTGTGAATTTCAAACCACTACGCAGGGAAACTATCACTAAACTGTCAAAGTTTTCATCACCTTTAGAAAGATTAGCAGGAAAACTCATTTCTCATCTTTGTTATTTTGAATTTAAAGCTCCTAGACCCTAGTTACTATTCACTAACTGCTCTATACTGAACTTGAATTAGATTGCGCAAAGTATTATTGCTGCTATCAGGTGTTCATTCATTCCCTCTAAGATGAACCCTTCACGCCCATCAAGATTTCCCTTTCCCGACTTTTCCTTCTGAGAGTGCATTATGCAATCTGCCACATATATTATATTATGCTAATAATAATATCTGCATGAAGTCAGCCAAATACCTGTGAGGTCCACCACGAGGAATGGGTATCTCAGTCCGCCACTCCGTTTCTAAAGCTTTTCCATCCTTAACAGCAATACTCCAATGCTCTAATCCTGGGGTATGTCTATTCTCTTTGCTCCCACCCATTACATGAAGCCTGCCTCTCAAAAGCTGTGTTGCAGGCGCATACCTGAGAATCAAACTCATTAATAAGCTTTTACAATTTTATATAAAACTCAAACATACTGCAGTAACCTAATTAATAAGCTATAGAATTTTACATCAAACTCAAATTCAGAAAGCAAAGAGAAAGCACAAGTGTGAAAGAGCCATTTCTTCAAGCCTGGCAATAAACTCAGTACCTTGGGACTGGCAAAGGAGGCAAGTCCTGCCATTGCTTCGTCTCAGTGTCGAGAACAAAATTGCGAGCAGTAGGACCCCTACACTGGGGACCGTATTGCCCAGTAACAACGTAAATGTATCTGCCATCAGTTACCATACCCAAGTGTGAATGAGCCatttctttgggcatatcgaatgTCCCTCCCCATGAATTGGCCGTGAAATTGTAAATATCCACATGCGAATGAacctaattttaaaaaaaaaaaaatttaatgtcATTACAGGCAGAAGGTGAGAAAATCTGGCAGTTCGCTTAATAAAAAAGAAAACGACGGACAAAGGAAAATTATTAGGGTGATGTGCGGACATGATCAATGGTGCCATAACCAGCAAAGACGAAAAGAAGGTCGCTG carries:
- the LOC104089511 gene encoding uncharacterized protein, with amino-acid sequence MASSISISSSMDAALSSSHSLSRFSETIPSAFQSIRPTNKPGSGSLRTSYFGCRFPNLTLARAQQEDDNDNGLLVSEGTFSWSQDNSDQRQGNEVGLDQSTKSVTPSYLSTTAGGTRAGLFRTPISGGVQSATSAHGLPKPALAVRNLMEQARFAHLCTVMSRMHHRREGYPFGSLVDFAPDAMGHPIFSFSPLAIHTRNLLADPRCTLVVQIPGWSCLSNARVTIFGDVYPLPEDQQEWAHKQYIAKHQQGASQQWGNFYYFRMQNISEIYFIGGFGTVAWVDVNDYETLRPDKIAIDGGEQNLKELNAIFSKPLKDLLSREAEVDDAAIISIDSKGADIRVRQGAELNIQRISFEGHSVETLEEAKAALWKLVNRGRLYNMEK
- the LOC104089497 gene encoding kelch repeat-containing protein At3g27220-like isoform X1: MRIGKAAAGSKSSTTTKLVFICVALLGGFLLVDLLWASSSSSSSSFNWALPTSNVLVFPNHTLPKAKKDGDAGSQRILSATFADLPAPQLKWEKMATSPVPRLDGAALQISDLLFVFAGYGTIDHVHSHVDIYNFTANSWGGTFDMPKEMAHSHLGMVTDGRYIYVVTGQYGPQCRGPTARNFVLDTETKQWQDLPPLPVPRYAPATQLLRGRLHVMGGSKENRHTPGLEHWSIAVKDGKALETEWRTEIPIPRGGPHRACVVFDDRLYVFGGQEGDFMAKPGSPIFKCSRRNEVVYDDVYMLDDDMKWKVLPPMPKPDSHIEFAWAIVNRSLVIVGGTTEKHPNTKKMTLVGEIFQFQFDTQKWKVIGKLPYRVKTTLVGFWNGWLYFTSGQRDKGPDDPAPRKVIGEMWRTKLKLL
- the LOC104089497 gene encoding kelch repeat-containing protein At3g27220-like isoform X2, producing MRIGKAAAGSKSSTTTKLVFICVALLGGFLLVDLLWASSSSSSSSFNWALPTSNVLVFPNHTLPKVHSHVDIYNFTANSWGGTFDMPKEMAHSHLGMVTDGRYIYVVTGQYGPQCRGPTARNFVLDTETKQWQDLPPLPVPRYAPATQLLRGRLHVMGGSKENRHTPGLEHWSIAVKDGKALETEWRTEIPIPRGGPHRACVVFDDRLYVFGGQEGDFMAKPGSPIFKCSRRNEVVYDDVYMLDDDMKWKVLPPMPKPDSHIEFAWAIVNRSLVIVGGTTEKHPNTKKMTLVGEIFQFQFDTQKWKVIGKLPYRVKTTLVGFWNGWLYFTSGQRDKGPDDPAPRKVIGEMWRTKLKLL